The Nostoc sp. PCC 7524 nucleotide sequence AAATCTAGTAATCGAGCTGGATAAAGCTCCTAAAGAGTTAGTTAAAGAAATCCAAACTAAGCTTAAATTAAAGGGGTTATATAACTATGAGGTGGATGGTATTGTAGGTAATCTAACTAGAAAGGCATTTGCTGAATTTAAGGAATCTGTATGGTTATCTCACCCTACCTTAATAGGTTCAAGTGTAGCGGCTAACTTATTAGAGATAGGTGAACATAGAGTTAGTGAACAAACTCAAGTTAGTAACTATAGCCCCCTAACAATATCTAGAACGGGTAAATCAATGAGATTGCCTAATGGTAATACCGTTTTTGAGAACGAAGCTGTTATAGAAGGTATTTCACTAACCTGGGGTGAGGTGACTAAGGGTTGTACTAGAGTCCCTGAGAATAATCAAATTGTCAGTAATATTATTGAGACAGCTAAACTGTTTGGTGAAATTAGAGATAAATGGGGCAGCCCTATTATAATTACCTCTGGTTATAGACCTCCTGCTATTAATCGTGCTGTTGGAGGAGCTAGCAAAAGTCAGCATATTATTGGTAGAGCATTAGACATACGGAACTCTACCGGAGATATTTATAAACTATATGACCTAATCCTAGGAGTTATGAGAGCTAGAGGTACAGGAGGGTTAGGCAGGGGTATGCGTTTATCCTTCTGTCATATTGATACCCGTAATAATTCTCTAGTTATCTTTGATTATTAAAGTGGGTTAGGTGGCAACCTTAACTAGGTTAACGTTGACAACTCTACTTCATAGAGGTGGCAACCCCTCTTCTAGTTAACTGTATATATAATAAATCAAGGGTTGCCACCTTACATCTCAGTATAAATTAAATTAAGTATTAAGTTTATGCTTATTATCTTTCCCTTTAACTAGAAGGATTCCTCCTGAGCATGAGGTATAGTTACTACCCCTTAATTAATAAGGTAACAACCCTAACTTAGTTAGTATTGGCATCTTCACCTTCGGTAAAGGTGGCAACCCCCTTTCTAGTAATCCTTAAGAATAATAATTAAGGGTTGCCACCTTATTTTAGATAATTATTATTGTTAATAATAAAGTTCAATATTTAGGTTAGGTATATTACCCTTTGTACTAGAAACCAACCTTAGACAAAATTATATATTAGATAAACAATATGACAACAGGCATAGCATTTCCCCTAACTTTAGATAAATCTAGGGGCAATTTATTAATGGCTTCTGAAGGGGAATTGATTAAAGGTCATATTCTTTCCTGGTTACAAACTCAGCCTAGAGAGCGTGTAATGAGACCCCAATATGGAATGAGAGATCCATTATTTAATTCCGCATCAGATATATCTATCTTTGCTAGTGAAGTACAGGAAGGATTGAGAAGATATATCCCAGATATTGACTTCCAGGTATATGGATCTATTAATGATGCAGGAGAGGCTGTCTTAAGTATCTTTTGGGAAGATGAGAGTATTACTTTAAGAGTATCTTTATAATTAAATATGACAACAGAACCTTTAACATCAATAATTTTAGATCCCCAGGCAGAGGAGGAATTAGCTCTAAGATCCCAAGCCAGAGTATTTAATGAATCTGGGGGTTTATTAAATGACTTCTCAGAGAATTCCCCTGTAGCTGCTTTAATTCAAGGTCAAGCTTTTGCAGGAGCAGAACTTTTATACTACATTAATCAGTTACCTTTAGCTTTAGTTATAGATTTCCTCAAGATAACTGGAGTAGAGAGGAGTTTAGGTACTAAAGCTACCACTACACTAACCTTCACCCTAATAACTCCTCAATCCACTACCTTCACAATACCTGAAGGCTTTGAGGTAGTAGATTTATCTGGTAGATATTCATTCTTCACCGATGCTCCCTTACAAATACCTCCAGGACTAACTTCCGGTTCTGTAACTGCTACTGCTGAGGAAGTTGGTAGTGCTTATAACCTAGCACCTTACACGATTGTAGGAGCTACTCAACCTCTTACTTTCCTATCTCAGGTAGTTAATACTGAGCCTTCCTCTGGAGGTACTGATGCAGAGACAGTAGAGGAGACTATCAGTAGGGGATTAGCTCAACTAAGGTTAAGGAACCTAGTATCTGCCAATGATTATGAGCAAGCTGCTGAGAATATTCTAGGACAGGGTTCAGTAGCTAAAGCAATAGGACTACTCTCTCAGAATAAATTAAATACAGAGGAATTAGGTGCGGTACATTTATTCCTCCTGAATGCTAACCAAGAACCTGCTAATCAGGCTCAAATCTCCCAAGTAAGAAATCAATTAAGCTCTAGGATTCAGTTAGGTACTCGGCTATATATCAGCCCAATGGAGCTATTACCTATTAGTGGAGACTTAATAGCTAAATTAGTACCTGGAGCTAAATTAGATGAAGTTATTAATGACCTTTGGGAAGCTTATCAGGATTATCTAAATCCCTCTACTTATCCACCGGGTCAGGATGTAATTATGAATGAGGTAGAGTACCATTTAAGATTAACTGGGGGAATAAAAGATATTCAATTATTATCGTTAAATAACCAACCCGTTAATGTACCCTTACCTAATTTATATACCCTTCCTACACCTTATAGTCTCTTTATTCAATTAGTAGATGTTGAAGGTAATATCTATCAACAAGTAATGGGAGAAGGTGAATCTCCTGATTTCTTTATAAATTAAATTATTATTAAATATATTTAATATGACTACAGGTATATATGCCATCATCAACAAGATTGATGGTAAATCTTATATTGGAAGTGCTACTAAAAGTTTTAATCATAGGTGGTATAACCATAAATACTATCTAAGATTAAATAAACATCACTCCCCTTATCTTCAAAGAGCTTGGAATAAATATGGTGGGGATAGTTTTGAATTTAAAATCTTAGAAATAATTCCTAAAGAAGAATGGATCTATAATAAGTATGTAACAGACTTTGAGCAAATTTATTTAGATACCTATCAGCCCGAATACAATATATGCCCTACTGCTGGTAGTAAAATAGGTTATAAACATTCTGAGGAAACTAAAAAGAAAATTGGAAATTCCAATAAAGGTAAGACTCGTTCAGAGGAGGCTAGAAAGAGATTCAGTGAATCTTATAAAGGTAAATCTCCTTCTCTAGAAACAAGGGAGAAGATTAGATTAGCTAATACAGGTAGGATTAAATCAGAAGAAGAAAGGAAGAAACTTAGTATAGCTAATTCAAAGAAGAAGTGGGTAGTAACCTCTTCTCTTATGGAAGAACAAATTGTTACAAGTCTATCCGCTTTTTGTAGGGAGAATAATATTTCTGTTTCTTGTTTACATAGAGTCGCACAAGGAAAGAGAAATCACCACAAAGGCTGGAAATGTAGACCTTTTGGGGGTGAGGTTTAATGCAAACGCAAATCGCGTGGCAGACAGGTAGACCTATCTTCTCAAGACTTCCAGAGGTTTATCAAGAGAATGCGATCGCTAACTATCTAACAGCATTCTGGGATGAATTATTAGTTAACAATAAAGCTAGAATTGATGATTTACCTCGACAGCTTAATCCTCTTACCTGTGATGCTAATTGGTTAGATTTCTTAGCACCTTTATGTGGTTTTACGGGAGAGTATTGGGATAGAAAATGGCAAGATAACTTTAAAAGAAACTTAATAGCTAGTTCATACCAAAGGATATGGTCTAACAAAGGTAGTAGGGAATGTTTATCTACTGTATTAATTTGCTTTAAAATCCCTCATAACATTGCTACTATGGGTGATTTCATATTAGGTCAATCTAAATTAGGAGTAGATCCATTAGGCAGTTTGGCTTTTAAATATATCATTTACCTACGAAGTTCTTATCAAGGAACTCCTGAAGTCAAGTTAGTAGAGAAATTAAATAAACTATTCGGTCCTTGTTGGTGTAAATCCGAAGTTATATTTGATGATTCTGTAGTTTCTATGAATATAGAGCAGGAATTAAACTCCCTACTTCTGTCATTAATGCTTACTTAAATTCTTAAATTAAATTTTATATTAATTAATACAATATGACTCAGATTTTAGGAACACTCTTGGATTCAGGAGGTAGTCCTGTCACGGGTAAATTAAGGGTTACTCTTACTGGCAACCTAATAGATATTGCTGCTAATCCGGACTCCATTCAATTAGTAGAACCTAGTTTATTTGATATTACTAATGGGGTTCTAAATATTACTTTAAATGAATCAGAGACTAAGAAGGTAACTTATAGGTTTGAATTCTTTAAGACTGATGCAGAAGGTAACTTAATAGAGCCTGCCCTTTTAGATTTCTATGCTATAGTACCTAACTTAGCTGATGTACAGTTTGCTTCTCTAGCACCTACTGGAATGGTAAATGATGTACTAGATACTGGAGCATTAAGGGTAGCTCAAATTATTGCCAATAATCCTAATTTAGCTCAAAGTATTGGTGGACCCTTCCCTCAAGGTAATTTTAACCCTGCCTCTACTTATAAATATCGTGATTTAGTTAATTACTTAAATAGAACTTACATCTCAAAAAGTATAACCCCTATTACTGGAGTTTTACCAACAGATACTAATAACTGGATGCTCATTCCTGTGGAACCTGATGGTAATTTAATCTTGGGGGATGATACTCCTTATGGGGTTGCCTGGGATGGTTCGGGATTGGCAGCTTCTCAAGATGCTATATATGATGCTATCCAAACTGTTAACTCTAATATCAATTTAAAAGCTAATATTGATAGCCCTATTTTTACAGGCAATGTTATAGTACCTAACCAGACTGCTGGAAGCAATAATAATAGGGCAGCTAATACATCTTATGTTGATGAAGGTTTAGCTCTAAAGGCTGATACAACCTATGTAGATGCTGGTTTAAATTTAAAAGCTAATTTAGCTAGCCCTAATTTAACAGGTAATCCTATTGCTCCTACTCCATCTTGGGGTAGTAGTAATACTTCTATTGCCACTACTCAGTACGTAACACAAGCCTTTACACCCAAGTTAATTGTTGGTAAAGGTACTACTCAGACAATACCAAACAATGTAGCTACTGCTGTTACTAACTACGCTTCACCTACTTTAGATACTAATTCTATATTTAACGCGAGTACAGGAGTAGCAGTAATTCCTGTAGGTAGGTCTGGAACCTACATAATTAATGGTCTGGTAGGCTGCATTGTTGATGGCTCTAGTACGGGATACGGTAGAGTTTCTTTGTATTTAGGTGTATCTGGTTTAGGTGATGTACTTCTTGACGAAAAGCAGCTTACTAATTTTGATGAAACTGGGATGTATGCAACAGGTAGTGTCATGCTTAATTTAGTAGCTGGTCAACAACTTAACCTGTGGGTTAGCGCATATCACGATACTCCACCGACTAGCCATTATATTACTGTCGCTAGGTTTGAATTACAAAGAATTCCCTAATAGTATTTAACCAACTTAATATGACAAGAAAAGTATTCCAAAATGGACAACCCCTCTTTGCTGAGGATGTTAATGCCATTGCATATCCTATACCAGATGGACAGGATTTTATAGGCAGAGGCCCCAAAGTAATTGATGAGTATTTAGACGATGCCCCTACTCAAATAAAATCCAGATTCTACAGCTTCTATGACAGATTAAAAGTCAGCCACACTACAGGGTTGGCTTTTTCTTATTTAGGAGGGGCTGTACTTCTAAGTAATGGTGTTGTGACTACCATTAGCCCAGGTACTATTTCAGTTGCTAATAATGCTACTAACTATATATTTGTAGGAAGTAATGGTGCTGTTCAATCCTCCACTCAATTACCTAATGAATGCTTTCCTCTAGCTATAGTTACCACAAGTGGAGGAACAGTATCAGGTGGTGTAATTGATTTAAGAGACAAAATAATAGATAGAGTCAGCCCTGGAACCATCCCCGTTGAACAGATAGTTCCTTCTGGTACTGGAATGGAATTCTGGGGTAGTGTTCTCCCTTCTGGTTGGTTATGGTGTGATGGTAGTTTATATGAACCTTCTCAATACCCTACATTGTTTGCTGCAATTGGTTACACTTTTGGTCAATCTGGTACTAGGTTTAGAGTGCCAGACAAGAGAGGTAGAGTTAGCGTTGGTGCAGGTCAAGGTAGTGGCTTAACTAATAGATTACTTGGTCAGATCTTTGGTGAAGAAAGCGTAACCTTAAACGTTGCTCAACTACCTTCTCACTCTCATGGAATTAATGATCTAGGACACTCCCACTCTGTTAATGATCCAAGTCATAGTCATGGAATAAGTGATCCAGGGCATTTTCATAATATATATGCTTGGATTGGTAGACCTGGAGTTTTTGATGATGGGCTTACAGATGCCTTTACTACTAATAAGAACGTAGCTATTGCAGGGGAAGACCAGAATAATAAAGCTTATATTGCAACTAATGCTAATGGTGTTCAATTAGTAGCAAATTCAGGTACAAATATAGGAATATTCGGAAGTAGAACTAATATTAGTATTGCTTCTCAAGGTACTGGAATCACTATTAATCCTCAAGGTGGTAACGGCTCTCATAACAATATTCAACCTAGTATTGTTTGCAACGCTATTATTAAAATCTAATAATAATAAATATGACTAATATACAAGTTAAAGATGGCTTAGGTAAGAATATTTATCTAAAAGCTACAGGTACAGGAACTCTAGCTGACCCTTATATTACTGAACAGAGAGTTACTATAACTAATGAGCCATTCCCTCTAGCTACAGAGACAACTGTAGATTCAATTAAAACCTTGAATGAGGTATCTCTTGGACAAAAAGGGCATACCTTTGTAGATACAACTTCCCCTCAGACAGGTTTGTGGGTAGCTATTCAAATATTAGAACTAGCTAGATTTTCTAACTTAACTTGCAGTGATACTACCTCCCCAGCAGTAAATGTAAACTTACCCATTGGGTTTGTTCTTTATGGAAATATTACTGCATTCACATTAAGTTATGGAAAGGTTATAGCTTATAAAGGTTAATTTGAATGAAACTATCAGTAGGATTGGGATTAATTTCCAATAAGTTTAATCCCAAGGAAGACTATAAATCAGATACAGTTCTTATAGGTGCTGGAGGTTTTGTACTAGGCTTAAGGAGTCACCCACTGGAGGCTGATTTACTTTACTGCTTTACTGATGTCGGTGGAGCCTATAGATTTGATCCTATAAATGAAAGTTGGATTCTGATTACTAAATTTCCTTTCTTTGAGGGGAGTCCTGGGCATCAGTATGGTATTGAAGATTTAGCCTTAGATCCCTCTAATCCTGATATTGTATACATCTCTTCAGGGAAGTATGCTACCCAAGGAGTAAAGGGTGACTTTTTAAAATCAACTGATAAGGGTAATACCTGGACTAAGTTAGGGTTAGATGTCTATATAGGGGCTAATCATTCTCATAGACGCACTGGCCCAATGATTCAAATATCTCCTCATGATAATAATCATATTGTTGTAGCTACTCACCATGAAGGGATTTGGATTACTTTTAATGGAGGGCAGAATACAGGGGATTGGGTTCAAGCTAACTTAATTCCCTGTACTCCTTATATTCAATTTTCTTCATGGCACGTAGCTAAAGCTATTAGAGCTATCTGGATTGATTTAATAGATCCTGATGTAGTTTATGCTTGTTTATCAGATTTAACTTATACCTTATTTAATGGAACAGTTGTAAGACCTTATCTCACAGAGGATGCGGGGTTATATAAATCAACAGATAAGGGGATAACTTGGACTAAGGTTCCTTCTCAACCTACTGGGCTTACCAGGGTTAATAAGATTACTCAATCCCCTAATGGAACTATTTGGATAACACATACCACAGGATTCTGTAAATTTAATCCTACCACTGGTGAATTTACTGATTATAATAATACTACTTTAGGGATTAATTCTACTGGATTTGGAGGTATTGCAGTCTCTCCTTTTGACCCTTTAGAAGTTACTGTATTTACTTTAGGTAATTGGGGTAAGCAGAGAATATTTAGGACTACTGATGAGGGTTCTACCTGGAATGAGATAGTTTACACTTATGAAACTATGCCTTGGTCTACTCCAAGTCCTAATGCTCGTTATACTCCTACCGAGACAGCAGACTGCACCTATAACAGGCATATTCCTAGTAATAAGCCTGATGAGCTTTATTTCTCTACTTGGTTTGCGGTTTATAAATCAACAAATACTAGAAGTAATTCTCCCCACTTTAATCTATTAATTAAACATATAGAGTTATTAGTAACTTTAGGTTTATTCTGCCCTCCTAAACAAGAGGATTATAATATTCCTCCCCTTATCTCAGGTCATGCTGATTTAGGAGCTTACGTCCATTAACAAGGATTTAATAACTACCCTTTATTCGTAGATGATTATTACAATACTCTAGGGCAGCAGGAGAATAGAACTAACTACACTCGTACTGTAGATTTCTGTATGCAGCAACCTAGATATATGGCTCTATCAGGGACTAGGAACTTTAGCCCCTTTGGTAATATTCTTTTAGTTAGTTCTGATGCTGGTAGTACTTGGTCAATTACTCCAACACTACCTCCAGGAATATTTGCATCAACTCCTAACATTAATGGAAGTTCTCAATGCCCTAGAATAGCTTACTCAGCAACTACTCCTGGAGTATTCTTAGTCAGTAGAACTAATGGAGAACCAAGCTTAACTGTAGATAATGGTAATAGCTTTATTTTAAGTTCTTCTACAACTAAACCAGCAGGAGACACCTATGCTGATTTCAGTTGGAAGTTCACCTTAGTACCAGATAGAGTAAATGGGAATAAGTTCTATTACGTAAGGAATACTCAATTATGGGTGGCTACTTGGAATGGATCAACCTCAACTCCTGATTACACTTGGCAGTTAGTCAACAATTCAATAGGGTTAAGAAATTATTACGAATATCAAGGTGTATTATCTTCCCCCACAGAAGAAGGACATATATGGATATACTCAAATTCTACAGAAAGCGGAGCAGTTAAATTGTCTAAATCCTTAAATGGAGGGACTACTTTTACCCCCATAACCGGGTTTGATAGAGTAATAATTGCAGCTCTTGGTAAAGGTTCAGAAGTACCCGGAGATGCCAGCTATTCTGCCTATGCTTTTGGTTCTCGTAATAATATATGGGGTATTTATCAGTCTGTTGATTTAGGAGATACTTGGGAACTGATTGATACAAATGACCTTTATATAGCCAATAACCCTAACTGTATGGGTGCTAGTTTACAAACTTTTGGGGAAGTTTTCATAGGCTCTAATGGTAGTGGAATCTATTGGGTAAAGTCCTAAATATCCTTATATAAATAAAATTCATTTAAATAAAATACTAAAATTTATGAGATATCCTTTAACAAATGGCCGTTATGCTGATAGTGTAATCCTAGTTAGAGAGAGTGGCACTCCTCAAAGTGATTGGGTTGCTACTGTCCTTAATTCCTCATCTGATAGCTATACCTCACTAAACAATAGTGATAGGGTATTTACTGTTCCTGTTAATACTGAATGGAGAGTAAATTTAATTTATGCCCAATTAGTTAGTAGTGCTGTGGCAGGTAGTAGAAGATTGATTTGTAGGGTAGAAAGTCCTCTCCTCAATCCTATCTGTGAAATGGTTACACAAATCCAGCAAGCTGCCTCTACTACCCTAAGATACTCTTTTGCAGAAGGCTTACCTGATGTTTCTTCAGTTAGAGCAACTAGCTATGTAACAGCCCCATTCCCTCCAGTAATTATTGGAGCAGGATGCAGGGTGAGAGTATTAGATTTATCAGCAATAGATTCCTCTGGGGACAACCTAACAGTTAGATTAAATATTAGTCAAAGATCTATTTAATAAATAATTTAACCCCTCTACTTCATTAGGTAGAGGGGTTTGTTTGTATCCATTTAAATTATATATTTATTAGAATAAACTTGCTATCATGTCCAATACTAATACAGGAGTAAATGAAAATCAATTAGAAACTCCCAATAAACAGACATTTATTAGTGCTAGTCCCACAACCCAAGATAGGATAATTGACCAAGTAATTCTACAAGCGGGTGGAGTAGGATTAGGAATCATACTATCCCTAATAGGGTTGATATTATTAGCTAAGTGGTTAGGTCTAAGGGAAGCGTTTCAGGAATGGGTACATAAACAAAAGATAGAGGCTGAAACTCTTAAAAGCATTTCTGATACCTTAAATAGATTGAATACTGAATATGAATCTCATCGCACTCAATCTAATGAGAATACATCTAGGATTATTAAATCTATTGAGAATGTAGACCATAAAGTAACTGTTCTTAATGAGGAGTTTAAAGACTTTAGGCAGGAGGTTAGGTACTCTCAGAACCTCTCACTAAATAAAACCTATAATAAGAATTCTAGCTAAAGAAAGAGATACTTAAACTAAGATAATAAACTTTACTATTTAACTGAACTATTAATCAATAAAGGTGGCAACCCTTTTTCTTATTATATACAGTTATCTAGAAAGGGGGTTGCCACCTTTACCGAAGGTAAAGATGTCAACTTTAACTTAGTGAGGGTTGCTACCTCACGAGGTTCGGTAGAACTTCGTGCCACCTAGTTTAAGACACTTGACCTACCACCTCAATGATTAACTAAATATAAACCCTCCCAGTTAATGAACTAGGAGGGTCTTTTATTGTTTATAGGTATTTATTCTTATGCGATCGCTTTATTGCTAGTAGGTAAGGTAGGTAAGGTTAATAACTTTTTAACCAAATCCATTTGAGGTAGTATCCTTTCAACAAAGTACCTATCTCTGGGATGGTATGTTTTAACTTTCTCTAGCAGGAAATAAGACATCT carries:
- a CDS encoding D-Ala-D-Ala carboxypeptidase family metallohydrolase, whose protein sequence is MNKFPKLNEVVDRNLVIELDKAPKELVKEIQTKLKLKGLYNYEVDGIVGNLTRKAFAEFKESVWLSHPTLIGSSVAANLLEIGEHRVSEQTQVSNYSPLTISRTGKSMRLPNGNTVFENEAVIEGISLTWGEVTKGCTRVPENNQIVSNIIETAKLFGEIRDKWGSPIIITSGYRPPAINRAVGGASKSQHIIGRALDIRNSTGDIYKLYDLILGVMRARGTGGLGRGMRLSFCHIDTRNNSLVIFDY
- a CDS encoding lysozyme; this encodes MTTGIAFPLTLDKSRGNLLMASEGELIKGHILSWLQTQPRERVMRPQYGMRDPLFNSASDISIFASEVQEGLRRYIPDIDFQVYGSINDAGEAVLSIFWEDESITLRVSL
- a CDS encoding baseplate J/gp47 family protein produces the protein MTTEPLTSIILDPQAEEELALRSQARVFNESGGLLNDFSENSPVAALIQGQAFAGAELLYYINQLPLALVIDFLKITGVERSLGTKATTTLTFTLITPQSTTFTIPEGFEVVDLSGRYSFFTDAPLQIPPGLTSGSVTATAEEVGSAYNLAPYTIVGATQPLTFLSQVVNTEPSSGGTDAETVEETISRGLAQLRLRNLVSANDYEQAAENILGQGSVAKAIGLLSQNKLNTEELGAVHLFLLNANQEPANQAQISQVRNQLSSRIQLGTRLYISPMELLPISGDLIAKLVPGAKLDEVINDLWEAYQDYLNPSTYPPGQDVIMNEVEYHLRLTGGIKDIQLLSLNNQPVNVPLPNLYTLPTPYSLFIQLVDVEGNIYQQVMGEGESPDFFIN
- a CDS encoding NUMOD3 domain-containing DNA-binding protein, which translates into the protein MTTGIYAIINKIDGKSYIGSATKSFNHRWYNHKYYLRLNKHHSPYLQRAWNKYGGDSFEFKILEIIPKEEWIYNKYVTDFEQIYLDTYQPEYNICPTAGSKIGYKHSEETKKKIGNSNKGKTRSEEARKRFSESYKGKSPSLETREKIRLANTGRIKSEEERKKLSIANSKKKWVVTSSLMEEQIVTSLSAFCRENNISVSCLHRVAQGKRNHHKGWKCRPFGGEV
- a CDS encoding phage tail protein, translated to MQTQIAWQTGRPIFSRLPEVYQENAIANYLTAFWDELLVNNKARIDDLPRQLNPLTCDANWLDFLAPLCGFTGEYWDRKWQDNFKRNLIASSYQRIWSNKGSRECLSTVLICFKIPHNIATMGDFILGQSKLGVDPLGSLAFKYIIYLRSSYQGTPEVKLVEKLNKLFGPCWCKSEVIFDDSVVSMNIEQELNSLLLSLMLT
- a CDS encoding phage tail protein, encoding MTRKVFQNGQPLFAEDVNAIAYPIPDGQDFIGRGPKVIDEYLDDAPTQIKSRFYSFYDRLKVSHTTGLAFSYLGGAVLLSNGVVTTISPGTISVANNATNYIFVGSNGAVQSSTQLPNECFPLAIVTTSGGTVSGGVIDLRDKIIDRVSPGTIPVEQIVPSGTGMEFWGSVLPSGWLWCDGSLYEPSQYPTLFAAIGYTFGQSGTRFRVPDKRGRVSVGAGQGSGLTNRLLGQIFGEESVTLNVAQLPSHSHGINDLGHSHSVNDPSHSHGISDPGHFHNIYAWIGRPGVFDDGLTDAFTTNKNVAIAGEDQNNKAYIATNANGVQLVANSGTNIGIFGSRTNISIASQGTGITINPQGGNGSHNNIQPSIVCNAIIKI
- a CDS encoding WD40/YVTN/BNR-like repeat-containing protein, yielding MKLSVGLGLISNKFNPKEDYKSDTVLIGAGGFVLGLRSHPLEADLLYCFTDVGGAYRFDPINESWILITKFPFFEGSPGHQYGIEDLALDPSNPDIVYISSGKYATQGVKGDFLKSTDKGNTWTKLGLDVYIGANHSHRRTGPMIQISPHDNNHIVVATHHEGIWITFNGGQNTGDWVQANLIPCTPYIQFSSWHVAKAIRAIWIDLIDPDVVYACLSDLTYTLFNGTVVRPYLTEDAGLYKSTDKGITWTKVPSQPTGLTRVNKITQSPNGTIWITHTTGFCKFNPTTGEFTDYNNTTLGINSTGFGGIAVSPFDPLEVTVFTLGNWGKQRIFRTTDEGSTWNEIVYTYETMPWSTPSPNARYTPTETADCTYNRHIPSNKPDELYFSTWFAVYKSTNTRSNSPHFNLLIKHIELLVTLGLFCPPKQEDYNIPPLISGHADLGAYVH